The following are from one region of the Macaca thibetana thibetana isolate TM-01 chromosome 2, ASM2454274v1, whole genome shotgun sequence genome:
- the SERP1 gene encoding stress-associated endoplasmic reticulum protein 1 — protein sequence MVAKQRIRMANEKHSKNITQRGNVAKTSRNAPEEKASVGPWLLALFIFVVCGSAIFQIIQSIRMGM from the exons ATGGTCGCCAAGCAGAGGATCCGTATGGCCAACGAGAAGCACAGCAAGAACATCACCCAGCGCGGCAACGTCGCCAAGACCTCG AGAAATGCCCCCGAAGAGAAGGCGTCTGTAGGACCCTGGTTATTGGCTCTCTTCATTTTTGTTGTCTGTGGCTCTG CAATTTTCCAGATTATTCAAAGTATCAGGATGGGCATGTGA